Proteins from one Planctomycetia bacterium genomic window:
- a CDS encoding S9 family peptidase, which translates to MVLYRLTAVLFYLFTVSLSAQEALRPIKAEDLWNVKRLGSPSTSPDGQWAVVDVGTVDIAKNDTSSELWLLSTDGKTQKQLTRSGGKNSSPKWSPDGKWIAFLSQRAGDEVTQIYVIATEGGEARRVSRMPMAPFGIKWSNDNKTIYCTAWTWHDTPDDEAFKKRSRELKDNKVQAYIIEEGTFRYWDRWIADGKRPVVWAVDVESGNHRNLLAHCKRHLPPYEASERDYSVSPDGKTLAFVSENVKVLGLDTNHDIYTLDLTKLDAEPVNITKDNEANDTNPVYSPDGKHLAFLRQTTKFFYADRFRLMLADTSNYQAKELTASLDRSCGNPVWLPDSQRIAVEIEDSGYTNIGFVSLDGKLMRPKEPVSERAISFAQTKRVGVYKVSSFNKPPTIYAHGPGSAPIQLEHFNDDLVKQWKLGKVENITYQGADEKDIQMFLVYPPVFDENRKWPLVQMVHGGPHNAFTNDFSFRWNPQVWAAQGWVIAIVNFHGSSGFGQDFTDSITGDMGTKPMTDIMKATEFLCAKPWIDKTRVAAAGASYGGYMMAWLNGHTDFFKTMVCHAGVYNWHSMVASDLVRGRERSLGAPPWGDLTKVDKQNAQRYAANFKTPTLVIHGEKDYRVPVTQGMEYYNTLRQKGVPTRFLYFPDENHWVLKPQNSLLWHKEVFAWISKYIGNGPSK; encoded by the coding sequence ATGGTTCTTTACCGTTTAACTGCAGTTCTATTCTATCTTTTTACAGTTTCCCTCTCGGCCCAGGAAGCACTACGACCCATCAAGGCCGAAGACCTCTGGAACGTCAAACGTTTGGGTTCTCCCTCCACCTCACCCGATGGACAATGGGCCGTGGTTGATGTCGGTACGGTAGATATCGCAAAAAATGATACCTCTTCCGAACTCTGGCTGCTCAGCACCGATGGTAAAACGCAAAAGCAGTTGACTCGCAGTGGCGGCAAGAACTCTTCGCCCAAGTGGTCGCCTGATGGCAAATGGATCGCATTTCTCAGTCAACGAGCCGGCGATGAGGTGACACAGATATATGTCATCGCAACCGAAGGGGGCGAAGCACGACGTGTCAGCCGCATGCCCATGGCTCCCTTTGGCATCAAATGGTCGAATGATAACAAAACGATTTATTGCACCGCCTGGACCTGGCATGATACTCCCGATGATGAGGCATTCAAAAAGCGATCACGGGAACTCAAAGACAACAAGGTGCAGGCTTACATCATCGAGGAAGGCACTTTCCGCTATTGGGATCGCTGGATTGCTGATGGCAAACGCCCCGTTGTCTGGGCTGTCGATGTTGAATCAGGCAATCACCGCAATCTGCTGGCTCACTGCAAACGGCATCTGCCTCCTTACGAAGCTTCTGAACGTGATTACTCCGTTTCCCCGGATGGCAAAACTCTCGCCTTTGTCAGCGAAAATGTCAAAGTCCTTGGCCTCGATACTAACCACGATATCTACACGCTTGATCTCACCAAGCTCGATGCTGAACCAGTCAACATCACCAAAGACAACGAAGCCAACGACACCAACCCTGTCTACAGCCCAGATGGCAAACACCTTGCATTTCTACGACAGACCACCAAGTTTTTTTATGCTGACCGTTTCCGCTTGATGCTTGCTGATACTAGCAACTATCAGGCAAAAGAACTGACCGCATCTCTGGATCGATCCTGTGGCAACCCCGTCTGGCTGCCCGATTCTCAGCGCATTGCAGTGGAAATTGAGGATTCAGGATACACGAACATCGGCTTCGTTTCACTCGATGGCAAACTCATGCGACCCAAAGAGCCGGTCAGCGAACGGGCGATTAGTTTTGCTCAGACAAAGCGAGTTGGCGTCTACAAGGTATCCTCTTTCAATAAGCCACCAACTATCTATGCTCACGGGCCAGGTAGTGCACCCATCCAGTTAGAACACTTTAACGATGATCTCGTCAAACAGTGGAAACTCGGGAAGGTCGAAAATATCACCTACCAAGGCGCTGACGAAAAAGACATCCAGATGTTTCTGGTCTATCCACCCGTTTTCGATGAAAACAGAAAATGGCCATTAGTGCAGATGGTGCATGGCGGGCCGCACAATGCCTTCACCAACGATTTCAGTTTCCGGTGGAACCCCCAGGTCTGGGCGGCGCAAGGCTGGGTCATTGCCATCGTCAATTTCCATGGGTCTAGCGGTTTTGGGCAAGACTTTACCGACAGCATCACCGGCGATATGGGCACGAAACCCATGACCGACATCATGAAAGCTACCGAATTCCTCTGCGCCAAACCCTGGATCGACAAGACTCGGGTAGCAGCAGCAGGCGCCAGTTACGGCGGCTACATGATGGCGTGGCTGAATGGACACACTGACTTTTTCAAAACGATGGTCTGCCATGCCGGAGTCTACAACTGGCATAGCATGGTCGCCAGCGATCTCGTCCGTGGCCGGGAACGATCACTCGGCGCACCACCCTGGGGCGATCTGACCAAAGTTGATAAGCAGAATGCCCAGCGCTATGCCGCCAATTTCAAAACGCCTACCCTAGTGATTCATGGCGAAAAAGACTACCGTGTGCCAGTCACTCAGGGCATGGAATACTACAACACGCTTCGACAAAAAGGGGTTCCCACCCGGTTCCTCTACTTCCCCGATGAAAACCACTGGGTACTGAAACCACAAAACTCGTTGCTCTGGCATAAGGAAGTCTTCGCCTGGATCAGCAAGTACATTGGCAACGGACCTTCGAAGTAG
- a CDS encoding type II toxin-antitoxin system VapC family toxin: MKVLLDTHTFLWFVLNSSQLSQNARQVLEDSNTDVFISPASYWEMAIKVRKGNLELLCSYDEFMKKGIVGNDFEILPVSVSHTSQLTTQPEHHRDPFDRLIIAQAIVESLPLVGNDAAFDDYGVNRIW, translated from the coding sequence ATGAAAGTACTCCTTGATACACACACATTCCTCTGGTTCGTCTTAAACAGCAGCCAACTTTCTCAAAATGCACGACAAGTATTAGAAGATTCCAATACGGATGTCTTCATAAGCCCAGCCAGTTATTGGGAAATGGCAATCAAAGTAAGAAAAGGGAATCTGGAACTACTCTGTAGTTACGATGAGTTCATGAAAAAAGGAATCGTTGGTAATGATTTTGAAATACTGCCCGTTTCAGTAAGTCATACAAGCCAACTAACAACCCAACCGGAACATCATCGTGATCCTTTCGATCGTTTGATTATCGCCCAGGCAATCGTTGAAAGCCTTCCCCTTGTGGGAAACGATGCAGCATTCGATGATTATGGCGTGAATCGTATTTGGTAA
- the thiS gene encoding sulfur carrier protein ThiS: MLNIILNGKPYQAPEGTLCDLISQLKHDPKRLAIEVNQELVPRQQHAQTVLKDGDQVEIVTLVGGGSYTPLSPQGRGVGGEGFSQKSEALDSPLQVAGFTFNSRLITGSGKYSSHEVMRDCLQASGCDVLTVAVRRERLFDKEGKSLLDFIDMDRYTILPNTAGCFNAPDAVRHARLGREILEGYNNPGARWVKLECLADTKTLLPDPIATLEATVELVKDGFQVMVYTSDDPIMARRLKEAGAACVMPAGSPIGSGQGVLNANNILIVLEYLKEGDPDYPVIIDAGVGTASDVAFAMELGCDGVLLNSAIAHARNPVQMAHSMKHACEAGRLAYLAGRMPRKRYATASSPTEGLIHSQPAKVK, encoded by the coding sequence ATGCTCAACATTATTCTCAATGGTAAACCATACCAGGCACCGGAAGGCACACTTTGCGATCTCATTTCACAACTCAAGCACGACCCCAAGCGATTGGCGATTGAAGTCAACCAGGAACTCGTTCCCCGACAGCAACATGCACAAACCGTTCTCAAAGATGGCGACCAGGTTGAAATTGTAACTTTAGTAGGCGGCGGCTCATATACTCCCCTCTCCCCCCAGGGGAGAGGGGTTGGGGGTGAGGGGTTTTCTCAGAAGAGTGAAGCGTTGGACTCTCCCCTCCAAGTCGCTGGCTTCACCTTCAACAGCAGACTCATCACCGGCTCTGGTAAATACAGCAGCCACGAAGTCATGCGTGACTGTCTCCAAGCCAGTGGCTGTGATGTACTTACCGTCGCAGTTCGCCGAGAACGTCTTTTTGATAAAGAAGGTAAAAGCCTGCTCGATTTCATCGACATGGATCGCTACACGATACTTCCCAACACCGCAGGCTGTTTCAACGCGCCTGATGCAGTGCGTCACGCTCGGTTAGGAAGAGAAATTCTTGAAGGTTACAACAACCCGGGGGCTCGCTGGGTCAAACTCGAATGCCTGGCAGATACCAAAACCCTGTTGCCTGATCCTATTGCCACACTCGAAGCTACCGTCGAACTGGTCAAAGATGGCTTTCAGGTGATGGTCTACACCAGTGATGACCCCATCATGGCCCGCAGACTCAAGGAAGCCGGCGCTGCCTGCGTGATGCCTGCTGGCTCCCCCATCGGCAGCGGGCAAGGCGTGCTCAATGCCAACAACATCCTGATCGTCCTCGAATATCTGAAGGAAGGCGATCCCGATTATCCCGTCATCATTGATGCCGGTGTGGGAACAGCCAGCGATGTTGCGTTCGCCATGGAACTGGGCTGTGATGGAGTACTGCTCAATTCAGCCATTGCCCATGCACGTAACCCCGTGCAAATGGCACATTCTATGAAACATGCCTGCGAGGCTGGGCGACTGGCTTACCTGGCTGGTCGTATGCCCCGGAAGCGATATGCTACTGCATCAAGCCCCACTGAAGGTCTTATCCACTCTCAACCAGCAAAGGTGAAATGA
- a CDS encoding type II toxin-antitoxin system prevent-host-death family antitoxin, whose protein sequence is MSTVTIEEAQKELSSLIDSLQDGEEVLITRNTKPVARLVAEHKPHRMARKAGNCQGMAKIIADDEEHLEDFKEYME, encoded by the coding sequence ATGTCTACCGTCACTATTGAAGAAGCTCAAAAAGAATTATCCTCATTGATCGACAGTTTGCAGGATGGCGAAGAAGTCCTGATAACCAGGAATACCAAACCGGTCGCACGTCTGGTTGCCGAACACAAGCCTCATCGAATGGCACGTAAAGCAGGTAACTGCCAGGGCATGGCGAAGATCATTGCTGACGACGAGGAGCACCTCGAAGATTTCAAGGAATACATGGAATGA
- a CDS encoding FHA domain-containing protein: MNNQPHGELVPMGGGDTIPLTRSLLSLGRRRSCDIYLDFPNISSIHCELSYKDGYWYISDKNSTNGTKVNNMRVATRKLLIPGDEIGIAKRRYTIKYTMPSDKRLEDMMDDDILGKPLLERAGLQKSKSDYDF; this comes from the coding sequence ATGAACAATCAGCCACACGGTGAGCTGGTTCCGATGGGAGGTGGGGACACAATCCCGCTCACCCGATCTTTGTTGTCGCTGGGACGACGCCGATCGTGTGACATATACCTCGACTTCCCGAACATATCCAGTATCCACTGCGAACTAAGTTACAAGGATGGGTACTGGTACATCAGTGATAAGAACAGCACGAATGGCACCAAGGTGAACAACATGCGGGTGGCTACCCGCAAGCTGCTCATTCCAGGTGATGAAATTGGCATCGCCAAGCGTCGCTACACCATCAAGTACACCATGCCGTCTGACAAGCGTCTCGAAGATATGATGGATGATGACATTCTCGGCAAGCCACTGCTCGAACGAGCAGGCCTGCAGAAATCAAAATCTGATTATGATTTCTAA
- the truA gene encoding tRNA pseudouridine(38-40) synthase TruA: MRNIKLIISYDGTDFFGWQRQKEFRTVQQELEDVLLQLSCGKEIRCHASGRTDTGVHAVGQVVHFHCELKMTAEKLLRAINGLLPKDIVAKSAEDVPLEFDASRSAKRKLYRYVITDQPMPDVFMRRYSWFFPYGRLDVGKMNQAAPCLLGTHDFRCFETDWPNRKSSVRTITYLQVNRVEPYVWIDVEANGFLYNMVRAITGTLVNVGRGYWPVEQVKQILESMDRTQAGPTAPPEGLFLMRVTY, encoded by the coding sequence ATGCGTAATATCAAGCTCATAATCAGTTATGATGGTACCGACTTTTTTGGTTGGCAAAGGCAGAAAGAGTTCCGTACCGTTCAGCAGGAACTGGAAGATGTGTTGTTGCAATTAAGTTGTGGAAAAGAGATACGTTGTCATGCCAGTGGTAGAACGGATACAGGTGTGCATGCAGTTGGACAGGTGGTGCATTTTCACTGCGAACTGAAAATGACTGCGGAGAAGCTGCTGCGAGCAATCAATGGCCTGTTGCCTAAGGATATCGTGGCGAAATCGGCAGAAGATGTACCTCTTGAATTTGATGCCAGCAGATCTGCGAAACGCAAGTTGTATCGCTATGTGATTACTGATCAGCCTATGCCTGATGTTTTCATGCGAAGATACAGTTGGTTTTTTCCGTATGGCAGGCTGGATGTTGGCAAGATGAACCAGGCTGCACCATGCCTGCTGGGCACGCACGATTTTCGTTGTTTCGAAACGGATTGGCCTAATCGCAAGTCATCGGTACGTACCATCACTTATCTGCAGGTGAATCGTGTTGAGCCTTATGTCTGGATTGATGTGGAGGCTAACGGTTTTCTCTATAACATGGTGCGGGCCATTACGGGTACGCTGGTGAATGTAGGGCGAGGCTATTGGCCGGTTGAGCAGGTGAAGCAGATTCTGGAAAGTATGGATCGAACCCAGGCGGGGCCGACAGCTCCGCCCGAAGGATTATTTCTCATGCGGGTGACTTATTGA
- a CDS encoding 2-dehydro-3-deoxyglucarate aldolase, which yields MRKNTVKQLLHEGKPAVGTWISLGHVLATRFMARAGFDWLTVDMEHGAIDWEQASTLFAVIADAGGVPLVRVPCSDHDHIKRALDAGAYGIVVPMVMSRAEAEKAVRAAKYPPEGNRSVGGGAFTLNFATTSTEYYAKANDELLVVLQCEHIDAVDSFEEIFSVPGIDAVFVGPNDLARSQYTAEGKPPSANQQEVAIQRILQAGKRIRVPVGIHTFTPEDAARRVKEGWQFVAINSELRFMMDGAALALKPFQDAAKLMVSY from the coding sequence ATGAGAAAAAATACGGTCAAGCAATTGCTTCATGAAGGCAAACCAGCGGTAGGCACCTGGATTTCACTGGGGCATGTTCTGGCCACCCGTTTCATGGCCCGTGCGGGGTTCGATTGGCTGACGGTTGACATGGAACACGGAGCCATTGATTGGGAACAGGCTTCGACCTTGTTTGCAGTCATTGCAGATGCTGGTGGCGTTCCACTTGTCAGGGTTCCCTGCAGTGATCACGATCATATCAAGCGGGCATTGGATGCAGGGGCCTATGGCATCGTAGTGCCTATGGTGATGTCGCGTGCTGAAGCGGAGAAGGCCGTGCGTGCAGCGAAGTATCCTCCGGAAGGAAACCGAAGCGTGGGTGGTGGAGCATTTACATTGAATTTTGCAACTACTTCGACCGAGTATTATGCCAAGGCCAACGATGAACTGCTGGTAGTGTTGCAATGCGAACACATTGATGCGGTTGATTCCTTTGAAGAAATATTCTCAGTGCCCGGCATCGATGCAGTGTTTGTTGGCCCCAATGATCTGGCTCGAAGCCAGTATACGGCAGAAGGTAAACCACCTTCAGCGAATCAACAGGAAGTAGCGATCCAACGGATACTGCAGGCTGGCAAAAGAATTCGTGTTCCTGTTGGCATTCATACTTTCACACCAGAAGATGCTGCCCGTCGGGTCAAAGAAGGCTGGCAGTTCGTTGCCATCAACAGTGAATTGCGATTTATGATGGATGGTGCTGCGTTGGCGCTGAAGCCATTTCAAGATGCAGCCAAGCTTATGGTAAGTTATTAA
- a CDS encoding HIT domain-containing protein, whose translation MQDRLWAPWRLEYITNAVSTPPAPQPAHTCFICQGIADNNDAAHLIAYRSKFSVVQLNKYPYNNGHLLIAPLTHSATLNELSDDVLLDLQHNVRLMMNHMDRFMKPDGYNVGLNLGRVAGAGLPGHLHWHVVPRWNGDTNFMPVLAQTKVISQSLEAFRHLLVESLAKE comes from the coding sequence ATGCAGGATAGACTCTGGGCCCCCTGGCGTTTGGAATACATCACCAATGCAGTATCAACACCCCCTGCTCCACAGCCTGCCCATACCTGTTTCATCTGTCAGGGCATCGCGGATAATAACGATGCTGCACATTTGATTGCCTACCGCAGCAAGTTCAGCGTCGTGCAACTCAACAAATATCCCTACAACAATGGCCACCTGTTAATCGCCCCTCTCACACATTCCGCCACGTTGAATGAATTGAGTGATGATGTATTGCTTGATTTGCAGCACAACGTTCGGTTGATGATGAACCATATGGATCGTTTCATGAAGCCTGATGGTTACAACGTCGGGTTGAATTTGGGCCGCGTCGCTGGCGCCGGTCTGCCGGGCCACCTGCACTGGCATGTAGTTCCCCGCTGGAATGGCGATACCAATTTTATGCCGGTGCTTGCACAGACCAAAGTGATCTCGCAATCGCTGGAAGCCTTCCGTCACTTGCTGGTAGAGAGTCTTGCAAAAGAATAA
- a CDS encoding CotH kinase family protein: MRVFLTLFCIFSLFTSIHAQSALRTTPLKPDESDRFFKEGTIPHLKIEISKEEMDKLRQRDREYVKCTIIENDHKKYHEVGIHLKGAAGSFRPLEDRPALTLNFDKFTKQLFHGMDKLHLNNSVQDPSYITEKLCGELFLQNKVPTARTSHTRVWLNGRDLGFYVLKEGYNKGFLRRHFLDASGNLYDGGFLQEIDAELKRMSGQGELNRADLKAIVAACREPNQELRWKKMDELIDIDNFIAFMALEHMTCHWDGYSQQRNNYRVYIDAKTRKAYFIPHGMDQMFGDPNYPITHIPQALVASNVMTNPTWRATYRDKLNELMPTFVPATKLIERVEAISNHIQPELNKWNKDAAQDAINHKNGVIERIKQRSQSLEKLNTMADPRGLLFDAAGIARLTGWEERKETEDAKLEKLSPEGQPKQFKITAGPSGHCVASFRTKVVLPTGTYRFAVLAKADNIQATSEHPCTGAGIRISGSQRTNQLTGTTDWKLLVHEIKIDEPTREIELVVELRATAGTVTFREDSLKLVRVRRK, encoded by the coding sequence ATGCGGGTGTTCTTGACTCTCTTTTGTATCTTCTCCCTCTTCACCAGCATACATGCCCAGTCTGCCCTCCGTACCACTCCGCTGAAACCCGACGAGTCAGATCGGTTCTTCAAGGAAGGCACAATTCCGCATCTCAAGATTGAAATCAGCAAAGAGGAAATGGATAAACTCAGGCAGCGTGATCGTGAATATGTCAAATGCACCATCATAGAAAACGACCATAAGAAATACCATGAAGTGGGCATTCATCTCAAAGGGGCAGCAGGCAGCTTTCGCCCGCTGGAAGATCGCCCTGCCCTGACACTCAATTTCGACAAATTCACCAAGCAGCTTTTTCACGGCATGGATAAGCTGCACCTGAATAACTCGGTGCAGGATCCTTCTTACATCACCGAAAAACTGTGTGGCGAACTTTTCCTTCAAAACAAGGTGCCTACCGCACGCACCAGCCATACACGAGTCTGGCTCAATGGCCGTGACCTGGGTTTTTATGTCCTGAAAGAGGGTTATAACAAAGGTTTCCTGCGACGCCACTTTCTGGATGCATCAGGCAACCTGTACGATGGAGGCTTTCTGCAGGAGATCGATGCGGAACTCAAGCGAATGTCAGGCCAGGGCGAACTCAATCGAGCGGATTTGAAGGCAATAGTAGCTGCCTGTCGAGAACCCAACCAGGAACTTCGCTGGAAGAAGATGGATGAACTCATCGACATCGATAACTTCATCGCCTTCATGGCACTGGAGCACATGACCTGCCATTGGGATGGCTACAGCCAGCAGCGAAACAACTACCGGGTTTACATCGATGCCAAAACCAGAAAAGCATATTTCATTCCGCATGGCATGGATCAGATGTTTGGTGACCCGAATTATCCCATCACACACATTCCACAGGCTCTGGTTGCCAGCAATGTCATGACCAATCCCACCTGGAGAGCGACGTATCGTGACAAACTCAATGAACTGATGCCTACATTCGTGCCTGCGACCAAACTGATCGAACGGGTGGAAGCAATCAGCAACCACATTCAGCCTGAACTGAATAAATGGAACAAGGATGCCGCCCAGGATGCTATCAATCACAAAAACGGGGTGATAGAACGGATCAAGCAACGCAGCCAAAGCCTCGAAAAGCTCAATACCATGGCTGATCCCAGGGGACTGTTATTTGACGCGGCAGGCATCGCACGGCTGACAGGCTGGGAAGAACGCAAGGAAACCGAAGATGCAAAGCTCGAAAAACTTTCACCGGAAGGTCAACCGAAGCAATTCAAAATCACAGCTGGCCCGTCTGGGCATTGTGTCGCATCTTTCCGAACCAAAGTAGTTCTGCCAACAGGAACCTATCGCTTCGCAGTATTGGCGAAGGCCGACAACATTCAGGCAACTTCGGAACACCCCTGCACAGGTGCCGGTATTCGTATTTCAGGAAGTCAGCGTACCAATCAGTTAACTGGCACAACTGATTGGAAACTCCTGGTGCATGAGATCAAAATTGATGAGCCCACACGCGAAATAGAACTAGTAGTCGAGCTCCGGGCGACTGCTGGTACAGTCACTTTTCGTGAAGACTCACTCAAGCTTGTTCGTGTCAGAAGGAAATAA
- a CDS encoding CAP domain-containing protein produces MFRLISLFAVMLGVLPVLDRLKPKDTTPALVKSINAYRAQHGLPPMIHSPELTKAAERHASDMARYNRLDHMGTDGSSFSHRARAAGFPMLGGGEIIAGGSADEAVRMWAQSPGHNAQMLGSCRYVGAAGVGQYSCAVFGDR; encoded by the coding sequence ATGTTTCGTCTTATCAGTTTGTTTGCAGTGATGCTGGGTGTGTTGCCTGTGTTGGATCGCCTCAAGCCCAAAGATACCACACCTGCCCTGGTGAAGAGTATCAATGCATATCGTGCTCAACACGGCTTGCCGCCGATGATTCATAGCCCGGAATTGACCAAAGCGGCTGAGCGTCATGCCAGTGATATGGCTCGCTATAACCGGCTGGATCACATGGGAACAGATGGCTCATCGTTTTCCCATCGCGCACGGGCTGCTGGTTTCCCCATGCTGGGCGGCGGAGAAATCATTGCCGGTGGCAGTGCTGATGAAGCGGTTCGCATGTGGGCACAATCGCCCGGTCACAACGCCCAGATGCTTGGCAGTTGCCGCTATGTTGGTGCAGCGGGGGTTGGGCAATATTCCTGTGCCGTGTTTGGCGACAGGTAA
- a CDS encoding PQQ-like beta-propeller repeat protein → MKLMLVCLGFLATPCIHADDWPHWMGPERDNTWRETGLLDKFPSGGPKVLWRVKTEGGYSGPAVVGDKLYVTDYASTQNSKVENFKRDQSFTGKERVRCLNAANGEELWKHEYPVIYTISYPAGPRCTPVVHQGKVYTLGAEGHLYCFDAASGKVVWSHDLTKEYNTKAALWGYSAHPLIDGNKLITLVGGEGSHVVAFDKDTGKEIWKALTSSEQGYSPPTIIKLAGVRQLILYRPDAVTSVNPENGQEYWSVPYQASNGSIIMAPVVWNNLMYVAGFSNKNLLLKLNTDKPGATEVWRDKRGAGICPVNVQPFLDNGTLYGFDQSGMFYGMEMATGKRLWQTTDVMKKRPAGSETAFIVKQGDRYWLFNELGEIIICELSPQGYKELDRAKVIDMTNTAFGRDVVWCMPAFANKRMYVRNDKECICVDLSK, encoded by the coding sequence ATGAAACTCATGCTAGTTTGCCTTGGCTTTCTGGCCACTCCCTGCATCCATGCTGATGATTGGCCTCACTGGATGGGACCAGAACGGGATAACACCTGGCGGGAAACAGGCCTTCTCGACAAGTTCCCCAGCGGCGGCCCCAAGGTTCTCTGGCGAGTGAAAACTGAGGGTGGCTACTCCGGCCCCGCTGTGGTAGGGGATAAACTCTATGTCACCGATTATGCATCCACACAGAATTCCAAAGTCGAAAACTTCAAACGCGACCAGAGCTTCACCGGAAAAGAACGCGTTCGCTGCCTGAATGCTGCGAATGGTGAAGAACTTTGGAAGCATGAATACCCAGTCATTTACACCATTTCCTATCCTGCTGGCCCACGATGCACACCAGTGGTCCATCAAGGCAAAGTCTACACCCTGGGTGCTGAAGGGCATTTGTACTGCTTCGATGCAGCCAGCGGAAAAGTCGTCTGGTCACATGATCTGACAAAGGAATACAACACCAAAGCAGCGCTCTGGGGTTATTCCGCTCACCCTCTGATCGATGGTAATAAACTGATTACACTGGTAGGCGGCGAAGGCAGCCATGTTGTAGCCTTTGATAAGGACACCGGCAAAGAAATCTGGAAAGCACTGACTTCATCCGAACAAGGCTACTCGCCACCTACCATCATCAAGTTAGCAGGTGTTCGTCAGCTCATTCTCTACCGTCCCGATGCAGTCACCTCCGTTAATCCCGAGAACGGCCAGGAATACTGGTCTGTTCCCTATCAGGCTTCCAACGGCTCCATTATCATGGCACCGGTAGTCTGGAACAATCTGATGTATGTTGCTGGTTTTTCCAACAAGAACCTGTTACTGAAACTCAACACCGATAAGCCAGGCGCAACGGAAGTCTGGCGCGATAAACGTGGTGCAGGTATCTGCCCGGTCAATGTCCAACCGTTTCTGGACAATGGCACGCTGTACGGCTTTGATCAAAGCGGCATGTTCTATGGCATGGAAATGGCAACAGGCAAACGGCTCTGGCAAACCACCGATGTCATGAAGAAGCGCCCCGCAGGTTCCGAAACTGCTTTCATCGTCAAGCAGGGAGATCGCTACTGGCTCTTTAATGAGTTAGGCGAAATCATAATCTGTGAGCTTAGCCCGCAAGGCTATAAGGAACTCGATCGGGCCAAGGTCATCGATATGACTAACACCGCATTCGGTCGTGATGTTGTCTGGTGTATGCCTGCATTTGCCAACAAACGGATGTATGTACGCAACGACAAAGAGTGCATCTGTGTTGACCTGAGCAAGTAA